One Cedecea neteri DNA segment encodes these proteins:
- a CDS encoding RtcB family protein, which translates to MQHNEFQLLAAENSAPIKMWTHGVSVEPEAREQLLNTAKMPFIFKHLAVMPDVHLGKGSTIGSVIPTKGAIIPAAVGVDIGCGMIAVRTSLAAGDLPDNLRGLRSAIEQAVPHGRTNTRSRRDKGAWSTPPEEVNGHWSQLAPRFKRLTDKYPKLLKTNNHQHLGTLGTGNHFIEICLDEQQRVWVMLHSGSRGVGNAIGNLFIALAQKDMQQHMANLPDKNLAYFRAGSQHYDDYIEAVEWAQDFARHNREVMMSRVLTALSRIVSKPFMTQQEAVNCHHNYVQQETHFGEEVLVTRKGAVSAQKGQMGIIPGSMGAKSFIVRGLGNAQSFCSCSHGAGRAMSRTAAKNRFTVEDQIRATAHVECRKDSEVIDEIPMAYKDIDAVMAAQSSLVEIVHTLRQVVCVKG; encoded by the coding sequence ATGCAGCATAACGAATTTCAACTGTTGGCGGCGGAAAACAGCGCGCCGATAAAAATGTGGACTCATGGCGTATCGGTTGAACCGGAAGCCCGCGAGCAATTGCTGAACACAGCGAAGATGCCGTTTATTTTTAAACATCTGGCGGTTATGCCGGATGTGCATCTCGGCAAAGGATCAACTATCGGCAGCGTAATTCCCACCAAAGGCGCGATTATACCGGCGGCGGTTGGGGTCGATATTGGTTGTGGAATGATTGCCGTGCGTACCTCGCTGGCGGCGGGCGATCTGCCGGATAACCTCCGCGGATTGCGCAGTGCAATAGAACAGGCGGTGCCTCATGGCCGAACCAACACGCGCTCTCGCCGTGATAAAGGCGCGTGGAGCACACCGCCTGAAGAGGTAAATGGACATTGGTCGCAGCTGGCACCGCGATTCAAGCGTCTGACGGACAAATACCCAAAGCTGCTGAAAACCAATAACCATCAGCATCTGGGAACGCTGGGCACCGGTAACCACTTTATTGAAATTTGTCTGGATGAGCAGCAGCGAGTGTGGGTGATGCTGCACAGCGGATCGCGCGGTGTGGGAAATGCCATTGGCAATCTTTTTATCGCCCTGGCGCAGAAGGATATGCAGCAGCACATGGCCAATCTGCCGGACAAAAACCTGGCTTACTTTCGGGCGGGAAGCCAGCACTACGATGATTACATCGAAGCGGTGGAGTGGGCGCAGGATTTTGCCCGCCATAATCGTGAAGTCATGATGTCTCGCGTGCTGACCGCGCTGTCGCGTATTGTGAGCAAACCCTTTATGACGCAGCAGGAAGCGGTGAATTGCCACCATAATTATGTGCAGCAGGAAACACATTTCGGTGAGGAAGTGCTGGTCACCCGTAAGGGGGCGGTTTCGGCGCAGAAAGGCCAGATGGGCATTATTCCCGGTTCTATGGGGGCAAAAAGCTTTATTGTGCGCGGGCTGGGTAATGCGCAGAGTTTTTGCTCTTGTAGCCACGGTGCCGGGCGCGCCATGAGCCGAACGGCGGCTAAAAATCGCTTTACCGTTGAGGATCAGATACGCGCCACCGCCCATGTTGAGTGCCGTAAAGACAGCGAAGTGATTGATGAAATCCCGATGGCTTATAAAGACATTGATGCCGTCATGGCGGCGCAGTCTTCGCTGGTGGAAATTGTTCATACGCTCCGGCAGGTTGTCTGTGTAAAAGGATAA
- the rtcR gene encoding RNA repair transcriptional activator RtcR, producing MKKRRVVIGVLGTVLDKRGKRANRFHKWRPTVGLCQQPDFPVDRLELLYQPKDSGMAEQLSDDIARVSPDTDVRRHQVIIKDPWDFEEVYAAFLDFATRYDFDTANEEYLVHITTGTHVAQICWFLLTEARYLPASLLQTGPARKGTPEEGSPAGTYSVIDLDLSRYTTLTSRFQREQQQSISFLKAGIDTRNTTFNQLIDRIERVALRSTAPVLLTGPTGAGKSFLAKRIYQLKQARHQVAGKLVAVNCATLRGDNAMSTLFGHVKGAFTGALTARTGLLREADGGVLFLDEIAELGLDEQAMLLKAIEEKTFFPFGSDKEVQSDFQLIAGTHRDMRQWVTEGRFREDLYARINMWSFALPGLAQRREDIPPNVEYELQRFSSEAQAQVRFDKEARDHYLNFACSAQAQWRGNFRELSSSVSRMATLAEQGRITLEAVKEEIVQLKESWQITSPDMAPNPDIDLFDQRQLETVLEVCRRTQSLSEAGRELFAVSRLKKANPNDADRLRKYLARFNLSWDSAHGG from the coding sequence ATGAAAAAACGGCGTGTGGTGATTGGCGTACTGGGCACGGTGCTGGATAAACGCGGCAAGCGGGCAAATCGCTTCCATAAATGGCGGCCAACGGTTGGCCTGTGCCAGCAGCCGGACTTCCCCGTTGATCGGCTCGAGCTGCTGTATCAGCCGAAAGACTCTGGCATGGCGGAGCAGTTATCGGACGATATCGCTCGCGTTTCGCCTGATACAGACGTCCGCCGGCATCAGGTCATTATCAAAGATCCCTGGGACTTTGAAGAGGTGTATGCCGCCTTCCTTGATTTTGCCACCCGTTACGATTTCGATACCGCTAACGAAGAGTATTTGGTGCACATCACCACCGGGACACATGTCGCACAAATTTGCTGGTTTCTCCTGACGGAGGCGCGCTACCTCCCCGCCAGCCTGCTGCAAACCGGCCCGGCCCGGAAAGGCACCCCAGAAGAAGGCTCCCCCGCAGGTACCTACTCGGTTATCGATCTCGATTTAAGCCGCTATACCACCTTAACCAGCCGCTTTCAGCGGGAGCAGCAACAGTCGATTTCTTTCCTGAAAGCGGGCATCGACACGCGGAATACCACGTTTAACCAGTTGATCGATCGCATTGAGCGAGTTGCGCTCCGTTCCACGGCCCCCGTGCTGCTGACTGGCCCAACCGGGGCGGGTAAATCTTTCCTGGCAAAACGCATTTACCAACTCAAGCAAGCTCGCCATCAGGTTGCCGGCAAGTTGGTCGCGGTAAACTGCGCCACGCTGCGAGGCGATAACGCAATGTCCACGTTATTCGGGCATGTAAAAGGGGCGTTTACGGGCGCGCTTACGGCACGAACGGGCCTCTTACGTGAGGCCGATGGCGGCGTGCTATTTTTGGATGAAATCGCTGAGCTAGGGTTGGACGAACAGGCCATGCTACTGAAAGCGATTGAAGAAAAAACGTTTTTCCCGTTTGGTTCCGATAAAGAGGTACAGAGCGATTTTCAGCTAATCGCCGGCACCCACCGGGATATGCGCCAGTGGGTCACAGAGGGACGCTTTCGCGAAGATCTCTATGCCAGGATTAACATGTGGAGCTTTGCTCTGCCGGGCCTGGCGCAGCGGCGGGAAGACATTCCACCCAACGTAGAGTACGAACTACAGCGCTTCTCTTCCGAAGCCCAAGCGCAAGTTCGTTTTGATAAAGAGGCCAGGGACCATTATCTGAATTTTGCCTGTTCTGCACAGGCACAATGGCGCGGAAACTTCCGTGAGCTGAGCTCCTCCGTATCACGCATGGCAACCCTGGCGGAACAAGGACGGATAACGCTGGAGGCCGTTAAGGAGGAGATCGTGCAGCTTAAGGAAAGCTGGCAAATCACCTCTCCTGATATGGCGCCTAATCCAGACATAGATTTATTCGATCAACGTCAGCTGGAAACCGTGCTGGAGGTTTGCCGCCGCACCCAGTCACTTTCCGAGGCCGGGCGCGAACTTTTTGCCGTCTCGCGGCTGAAAAAGGCTAACCCGAATGATGCTGACCGCCTGCGTAAATATCTGGCACGTTTTAACCTGAGCTGGGACAGCGCCCACGGAGGCTAA
- the lysC gene encoding lysine-sensitive aspartokinase 3, with the protein MSQTVVAKFGGTSVADFDAMNRSADVVLADSHVRVVVLSASAGVTNLLVALAEGLEATERFVKLDAIRKIQYNIVERLANPDVIREEIDRLLENITTLAEAASLATSTALTDELVSHGELMSTLLFVEILRERQVEAQWFDIRKVMRTNDRFGRAEPDIAALAELASQQMLPRLAESLVITQGFIGSEEKGRTTTLGRGGSDYTAALLGEALNAARVDIWTDVPGIYTTDPRMVPAAKRIDRIAFEEAAEMATFGAKVLHPATLLPAVRCDIPVFVGSSKDPAAGGTLVCKKTENPPLFRALAVRRKQTLLTLHSLHMLHSRGFLAEVFSILARHNISVDLITTSEVSVALTMDTTGSTSTGDSLLTTALLTELSSLCRVEVEENLALVAIIGNKLSQACGVGKEVFGVLDPFNIRMICYGASSYNLCFLVPGDDAEQVVQKLHRNLFE; encoded by the coding sequence ATGTCTCAAACCGTAGTCGCCAAATTTGGTGGGACCAGCGTCGCCGATTTCGACGCGATGAACCGCAGCGCCGATGTGGTGCTGGCCGATAGCCACGTCCGCGTGGTTGTGCTTTCCGCCTCCGCTGGCGTGACTAATCTGCTGGTTGCTCTGGCTGAAGGCCTCGAAGCAACCGAGCGCTTCGTCAAGCTCGATGCCATCCGCAAAATTCAGTACAACATCGTTGAGCGTCTGGCGAACCCGGACGTTATCCGCGAAGAGATCGATCGCCTGCTTGAAAATATCACGACCCTTGCAGAAGCAGCCTCTCTGGCGACCTCCACCGCGCTGACCGATGAGCTGGTCAGCCACGGCGAACTAATGTCCACCCTACTGTTCGTGGAAATCCTGCGTGAACGCCAGGTGGAAGCGCAGTGGTTCGATATTCGTAAAGTCATGCGCACCAACGACCGCTTTGGCCGTGCCGAACCGGATATCGCCGCGCTGGCGGAACTGGCAAGCCAGCAGATGCTGCCGCGCCTCGCGGAATCTCTGGTGATCACTCAGGGCTTTATCGGTAGCGAAGAAAAAGGCAGGACGACTACGCTTGGCCGCGGCGGCAGCGACTATACCGCTGCACTGCTCGGCGAAGCGCTGAATGCCGCGCGCGTGGATATCTGGACCGACGTGCCGGGCATCTACACCACCGATCCGCGCATGGTGCCTGCGGCAAAACGCATTGACCGCATCGCCTTTGAAGAAGCCGCTGAAATGGCGACCTTTGGCGCGAAAGTCCTGCACCCGGCGACGCTGTTGCCTGCCGTGCGCTGCGACATTCCGGTGTTCGTTGGCTCCAGCAAAGATCCTGCGGCTGGCGGAACTTTGGTCTGCAAAAAAACGGAAAACCCACCGCTCTTCCGCGCCCTTGCGGTCCGTCGCAAGCAAACGCTGCTGACGCTGCACAGCCTGCACATGCTTCATTCCCGCGGTTTCCTGGCGGAAGTGTTCAGCATTCTGGCTCGCCATAATATTTCCGTGGACTTGATAACCACCTCCGAAGTGAGCGTGGCGCTGACCATGGACACCACCGGCTCTACCTCCACCGGCGACAGCCTGCTGACCACAGCACTGCTCACCGAGCTTTCATCTCTGTGTCGTGTGGAAGTCGAAGAGAACCTGGCGCTGGTGGCTATCATCGGCAATAAGCTGTCCCAGGCCTGTGGCGTAGGCAAAGAAGTGTTCGGCGTGCTAGATCCGTTCAACATCCGCATGATTTGCTACGGCGCATCCAGCTACAACCTGTGCTTCCTGGTGCCTGGCGACGATGCAGAGCAGGTGGTACAGAAGCTGCACCGCAACCTGTTTGAATAA
- a CDS encoding slipin family protein, with protein sequence MKKITIRKGQLGLLMRQGDYYQVLEAGEHRLPWFNQPEVLVVNLDGSEVPEALALYLRRFQPDWVERYCLTADLAEGEIGALSVNGILQEILPPSTQRLFWQAGDALTLARIDTQNVQVPDEVMNAVLQPRRNGAVKGRDAILVVSVPAWHVGVLKIDGETQTLLPPGMTAWWKINHLVEAEVVDTRLQALEVGGQEILTKDKVNLRLNMAANWRYSDVLQAFGQLTKPVEHLYRELQFALREAVGTRTLDELLEDKQIIDEVVSAQVKNRIAPFGIEIASLGVKDIVLPGEMKTILSRLVEAEKSAQANVIRRREETAATRSLLNTAKVMENNPVALRLKELETLERVAERIDKISVFGGLDQVLHGLVNLKG encoded by the coding sequence ATGAAAAAAATAACGATACGAAAAGGTCAACTGGGGTTGTTGATGAGACAGGGCGATTACTATCAGGTCCTGGAAGCAGGCGAACACCGTCTGCCGTGGTTTAACCAACCTGAAGTGTTGGTGGTGAATCTGGACGGGAGCGAAGTCCCCGAGGCGCTAGCGCTGTATTTGCGTCGTTTTCAGCCCGACTGGGTTGAGCGCTACTGCCTGACTGCGGATTTAGCCGAGGGTGAAATTGGCGCTCTGTCAGTAAATGGCATTTTGCAGGAAATTTTGCCGCCTTCAACGCAGCGTTTGTTCTGGCAGGCGGGGGATGCATTGACGCTGGCACGTATCGATACCCAAAACGTGCAGGTACCAGACGAAGTCATGAATGCAGTCCTGCAGCCACGTCGAAACGGCGCGGTGAAAGGGCGAGACGCCATCCTGGTGGTTTCTGTGCCTGCCTGGCACGTTGGCGTATTGAAAATTGATGGTGAAACTCAGACGCTGTTGCCGCCGGGCATGACCGCATGGTGGAAAATAAATCATTTAGTGGAAGCTGAAGTGGTGGATACCCGCCTGCAGGCTCTGGAGGTCGGCGGGCAGGAGATCCTCACCAAAGATAAGGTAAACCTGCGTTTAAACATGGCCGCAAACTGGCGCTATAGCGATGTGTTGCAGGCCTTCGGCCAGTTAACGAAACCGGTGGAGCATTTGTACCGTGAGCTGCAATTTGCGCTGCGAGAAGCGGTAGGAACACGAACGCTGGATGAGCTGCTGGAGGATAAGCAGATTATTGATGAAGTTGTCAGCGCTCAAGTGAAAAACCGCATAGCTCCGTTCGGTATTGAAATCGCTTCATTGGGCGTAAAAGACATTGTGCTACCGGGTGAAATGAAAACCATTTTGTCCCGGCTGGTTGAAGCCGAAAAATCGGCGCAGGCCAATGTGATCCGTCGGCGTGAAGAGACGGCGGCCACACGTTCGCTGCTGAATACCGCAAAGGTGATGGAAAACAACCCTGTAGCGTTACGCCTTAAGGAACTGGAAACGCTCGAAAGAGTCGCGGAGCGCATTGATAAAATTTCCGTTTTTGGCGGTCTGGATCAGGTTCTACATGGGTTGGTTAATCTCAAAGGATAA
- a CDS encoding nucleotidyltransferase domain-containing protein, with protein sequence MTYNGVDAAMRERVRHQLEEVERRFGVRVLYACESGSRAWGFASPDSDYDVRFLYVHAPEWYLRVEAGRDVIELPIDDELDVCGWEWRKTLGLLKGANPTLIEWLDSPIVYQQDEAVIAGLKAQVPGWFSPLRARWHYYSMARKNFRGYLQGDEVRLKKYFYVLRPLLAVRWVEEGKGVPPMRFAELLAGSNLDASLRQEVDELLEIKQRVGEAKFGSRRPLLHEFIVSELARGETPPTLPDSREGDSKELDRLLMKTVLSA encoded by the coding sequence ATGACTTACAACGGAGTCGATGCCGCAATGCGCGAGCGGGTGCGGCATCAGTTAGAAGAAGTAGAACGGCGCTTTGGCGTACGGGTGCTCTATGCCTGCGAATCCGGCAGCCGGGCCTGGGGTTTTGCTTCCCCAGACAGCGATTATGACGTGCGGTTTTTATACGTTCATGCCCCTGAATGGTATCTGCGGGTTGAGGCGGGCAGGGATGTGATTGAATTACCAATAGATGACGAACTGGATGTTTGTGGTTGGGAATGGCGCAAAACGCTAGGTCTGCTGAAAGGCGCGAACCCTACGCTGATTGAGTGGCTGGACTCGCCGATAGTCTATCAGCAGGATGAGGCTGTTATCGCCGGACTAAAAGCGCAGGTTCCAGGCTGGTTTTCACCCCTGCGGGCTCGCTGGCACTATTACTCCATGGCGCGTAAAAACTTTCGCGGCTACCTACAGGGCGATGAAGTGCGGCTGAAAAAGTACTTCTACGTGCTACGCCCGCTGCTTGCAGTGCGTTGGGTAGAAGAAGGAAAAGGCGTCCCGCCGATGCGTTTTGCTGAACTGTTGGCCGGAAGCAACCTTGATGCTTCTCTACGCCAGGAAGTGGACGAACTGCTGGAGATCAAACAGCGTGTCGGTGAGGCGAAGTTCGGATCACGTCGGCCGCTATTGCATGAGTTTATTGTGTCTGAGCTGGCTCGAGGTGAAACCCCGCCCACGCTACCGGACAGCCGGGAGGGCGATAGCAAAGAACTTGACAGGCTGTTGATGAAAACCGTTTTGAGTGCATAA
- the pgi gene encoding glucose-6-phosphate isomerase, with product MKNINPKQTSAWQALQKHYDEMKDVTLSDLFAKDNDRFSKFSATFDDLMLVDFSKNRITTETLEKLQALAKETDLQSAIKSMFAGEKINRTEDRAVLHVALRNRSNTPIVVDGKDVMPEVNAVLEKMKAFSESIISGSWKGYTGKAITDVVNIGIGGSDLGPFMVTEALRPYKNHLNMHFVSNVDGTHIAEVLKNVNPETTLFLVASKTFTTQETMTNAHSARDWFLRAAGDEKHVAKHFAALSTNGKAVGEFGIDTANMFEFWDWVGGRYSLWSAIGLSIILSVGFDNFVELLSGAHAMDKHFSTTPAEQNLPVLLALIGIWYNNFFGAETEAILPYDQYMHRFAAYFQQGNMESNGKYVDRNGNAVDYQTGPIIWGEPGTNGQHAFYQLIHQGTKMVPCDFIAPAISHNPLSDHHPKLLSNFFAQTEALAFGKSREVVEQEYRDQGKDPATLDHVVPFKVFEGNRPTNSILLREITPFSLGALIALYEHKIFTQGAILNIFTFDQWGVELGKQLANRILPELGDDKQIASHDSSTNGLINRYKAWRD from the coding sequence ATGAAAAACATCAACCCGAAGCAGACCTCTGCCTGGCAGGCACTCCAAAAACACTACGATGAGATGAAAGACGTTACGCTTTCCGACCTGTTCGCGAAAGATAACGACCGCTTCAGCAAGTTCTCCGCGACCTTCGATGACCTGATGCTGGTGGACTTCTCCAAAAACCGCATCACTACCGAAACCCTCGAAAAACTGCAGGCTCTGGCGAAAGAGACCGATCTGCAGAGCGCGATCAAATCCATGTTCGCCGGCGAGAAAATCAACCGCACCGAAGACCGCGCCGTGCTGCACGTTGCGCTGCGTAACCGCAGCAACACGCCTATCGTGGTCGATGGCAAAGACGTGATGCCGGAAGTGAACGCGGTGCTTGAGAAGATGAAAGCCTTCTCTGAAAGCATCATCAGCGGCAGCTGGAAAGGCTACACCGGCAAAGCCATCACCGACGTGGTTAACATCGGTATCGGCGGCTCTGACCTCGGCCCATTCATGGTTACCGAAGCGCTGCGTCCATACAAAAACCACCTCAACATGCACTTTGTGTCTAACGTTGACGGTACCCACATTGCCGAAGTGCTGAAGAACGTTAACCCGGAAACCACGCTGTTCCTGGTGGCGTCTAAAACCTTCACCACTCAGGAAACGATGACCAACGCCCACAGCGCGCGTGACTGGTTCCTGCGCGCCGCTGGCGATGAAAAACACGTCGCGAAACACTTCGCTGCGCTGTCCACTAACGGTAAAGCCGTTGGTGAGTTTGGTATCGACACTGCAAACATGTTCGAATTCTGGGACTGGGTTGGCGGCCGCTACTCTCTGTGGTCAGCCATTGGCCTGTCCATCATTCTGTCCGTGGGCTTCGACAACTTTGTTGAGTTGCTGTCCGGCGCGCATGCGATGGACAAACACTTCTCCACCACCCCTGCCGAGCAAAACCTGCCGGTACTGCTGGCGCTGATCGGCATCTGGTACAACAATTTCTTCGGCGCTGAAACTGAAGCGATTCTGCCATACGACCAGTACATGCATCGCTTTGCGGCCTACTTCCAGCAGGGCAACATGGAGTCCAACGGTAAGTATGTTGACCGCAACGGCAATGCCGTGGACTACCAGACTGGCCCAATTATCTGGGGCGAGCCGGGCACCAACGGGCAGCACGCGTTCTACCAGCTGATTCACCAGGGGACCAAAATGGTGCCGTGCGATTTCATCGCGCCGGCCATCAGCCATAACCCACTGTCCGATCACCATCCAAAACTGCTGTCTAACTTCTTCGCACAGACCGAAGCGCTGGCGTTCGGGAAATCCCGTGAAGTGGTTGAGCAGGAATACCGTGACCAGGGTAAAGATCCGGCCACGCTGGACCACGTTGTGCCGTTCAAAGTGTTCGAAGGCAACCGCCCAACCAACTCCATCCTGCTGCGCGAAATCACTCCGTTCAGCCTGGGTGCGCTGATTGCACTCTACGAGCACAAAATCTTCACCCAGGGCGCGATCCTGAACATCTTCACCTTCGACCAGTGGGGCGTGGAGTTGGGCAAACAGCTGGCTAACCGCATCCTGCCAGAGCTGGGCGACGACAAACAAATCGCCAGCCACGACAGCTCTACCAACGGCCTGATTAACCGCTATAAAGCATGGCGTGATTAA